One genomic region from Diabrotica undecimpunctata isolate CICGRU chromosome 9, icDiaUnde3, whole genome shotgun sequence encodes:
- the LOC140449360 gene encoding radial spoke head protein 3 homolog B-like, giving the protein MTLEDRPILRRQRVHNKVPSKDNLDGNSNDGSAGNLAKNEYIFSSSPRALYTNRKMYKGGDIPYGNVMFERRVFRGSNFGVSKCEGDGESAAARAAEAQRRAKARARAKNMTRNSLRLGSPPAVTGRRHERIQTENYLEEIFVNPPVADVCTQTDLFLERPVSPFYVPAKTGADVETQIYPGDLFDFDLEVQPILEVLVGKTVEQSLIEVLEEEEIAALKEQQRKFLQIRAAETAEALRLEEREKRLVKEKERRMAELEEGLKSQKEMEERIAAAVLMQGYMANLLPSVLEGLESEGCLVDTVKQDLEDSFMPWLLKEVTVELQEMVSSRDILADIVREVLETRAEIYTAFDKDVVEIGEESTDPIQDELLQDHIKLQDEIRKNLEEKPEDNQ; this is encoded by the coding sequence atgaCCCTTGAAGACAGACCTATTTTACGAAGACAAAGGGTCCATAACAAAGTGCCCTCCAAAGATAATCTCGACGGAAATTCTAATGATGGAAGCGCAGGTAACCTTGCTAAAAATGAATACATATTTTCCAGTTCTCCGAGAGCGCTTTATACCAACAGAAAAATGTACAAAGGTGGAGATATACCGTACGGTAATGTTATGTTCGAGAGACGAGTGTTCAGGGGAAGTAATTTTGGAGTCAGTAAATGTGAAGGAGATGGTGAGTCGGCTGCTGCAAGAGCTGCGGAAGCCCAAAGAAGAGCCAAGGCTCGTGCAAGAGCGAAGAATATGACAAGAAACAGTCTACGGTTGGGTTCTCCACCAGCAGTAACAGGGAGAAGACATGAACGAATACAAACTGAAAATTATttagaagaaatatttgtaaatccCCCCGTCGCAGACGTTTGTACCCAAACGGACCTCTTTTTAGAAAGGCCTGTTTCGCCCTTCTACGTTCCCGCCAAAACAGGAGCCGACGTTGAGACGCAAATTTATCCAGGTGACCTATTTGATTTCGATCTAGAGGTTCAACCCATATTGGAAGTGCTGGTGGGAAAAACAGTTGAACAATCATTAATAGAAGTGctcgaagaagaagaaattgCAGCTCTCAAAGAACAACAAAGAAAATTCTTGCAAATCAGAGCTGCTGAAACGGCAGAAGCACTCCGCTTGGAAGAGAGAGAAAAACGATTAGTTAAAGAAAAAGAGAGAAGAATGGCTGAGTTGGAAGAAGGTCTTAAGAGCCAAAAAGAaatggaagaacgtatagccgcAGCTGTTCTAATGCAAGGCTATATGGCAAATCTCCTTCCTTCAGTATTAGAAGGTCTCGAATCAGAAGGTTGCCTTGTAGATACGGTTAAACAAGACTTAGAAGATTCATTTATGCCTTGGTTGTTAAAGGAAGTGACAGTAGAGTTACAAGAAATGGTTAGCAGTAGAGATATTCTTGCAGATATAGTAAGAGAGGTTTTAGAAACGCGCGCCGAAATATATACGGCATTCGATAAAGACGTTGTTGAGATCGGTGAAGAATCCACAGATCCCATTCAAGACGAGCTTTTACAGGACCACATTAAGTTACAGGATGAGATTAGAAAGAATTTAGAAGAAAAACCAGAAGATAATCAATAA